From the Xiphophorus maculatus strain JP 163 A chromosome 20, X_maculatus-5.0-male, whole genome shotgun sequence genome, one window contains:
- the LOC111605808 gene encoding hyaluronidase-1-like gives MRLLVSLANHRLEPLEGFTVAMRFCEVLLLFGLLRLTSGLPVASPFSQAPFLTVWNAPTENCLSQYGVDLDLGMFSIVQNQNQTFIGENVTIFYADKLGLYPRYSAQGEAINGGVPQNSSLDAHLRLASEDIRYYIPDRDFQGLAVVDWESWRPVWERNWDSKQVYKEGSKALVRARHPDWSPAQVEAAARLEFEQSGRKFMEETQKLGQKMRPSGLWGFYGFPNCYNYYNDRSINYTGECPDVELSRNDELFWMWNASSALYPDIYLSLDLRGLGKEVLLYTHHRILEAMRAADQVTPSQLPVFPYARIVYTYTLEFLSKEHLVHTVGESAALGSAGVVLWGDHAFDKSKATCEAVKSYIDETLGPYVVNVTSAATLCSQALCSSQGRCQRSDLKSGAYLHLDPAAWKILSEKKPAGGTNYRVLGQMDAQSVLQMKSDFHCRCYPGWEGRDCSTPV, from the exons ATGAGACTTCTGGTGTCTTTAGCAAACCACAGATTAGAACCTCTTGAAGGTTTTACAGTAG ccatGAGGTTCTGTGAGGTGCTGCTCCTCTTTGGTCTGCTCAGACTAACTTCAGGGCTGCCTGTTGCCTCGCCTTTCAGCCAGGCGCCGTTTCTCACTGTGTGGAACGCCCCCACAGAGAACTGCCTCTCCCAGTACGGCGTGGATCTTGACCTGGGGATGTTTAGCATCGTCCAGAACCAAAATCAAACCTTCATAGGTGAAAACGTCACTATTTTCTATGCTGACAAGCTGGGTCTGTACCCTCGGTACTCAGCCCAGGGCGAGGCCATCAACGGCGGGGTTCCTCAGAACAGCAGCCTAGACGCTCACCTCCGACTCGCAAGCGAAGATATCCGCTACTACATCCCTGACAGAGACTTCCAGGGCCTGGCAGTGGTGGACTGGGAGAGCTGGCGGCCAGTGTGGGAGAGAAACTGGGACAGTAAACAAGTGTACAAGGAGGGGTCAAAAGCCCTGGTGAGGGCCAGGCATCCAGACTGGAGTCCTGCTCAGGTGGAGGCAGCAGCTCGGCTGGAGTTTGAGCAATCTGGGAGGAAATTCATGgaggaaacacagaaactggGGCAGAAAATGAGGCCAAGTGGCTTGTGGGGGTTTTATGGATTTCCCAATTGCTACAACTATTACAACGACAGGAGCATAAACTACACAGGTGAGTGTCCAGATGTGGAGCTGAGCAGGAACGATGAGCTGTTCTGGATGTGGAACGCCTCCTCCGCTCTGTACCCTGACATCTACCTGAGCCTGGACCTGCGAGGCCTCGGCAAAGAGGTGCTGCTCTACACTCATCACCGCATCCTGGAGGCCATGAGGGCGGCAGATCAGGTGACCCCGTCGCAGCTGCCCGTCTTCCCCTACGCCCGCATCGTCTACACCTACACATTAGAGTTCCTCTCCAAG GAGCATCTGGTCCACACTGTAGGAGAGAGCGCTGCTTTAGGATCTGCTGGGGTCGTGCTGTGGGGGGACCATGCATTCGATAAATCTAAG GCTACATGTGAAGCAGTCAAGTCCTACATTGACGAGACTTTAGGTCCCTACGTGGTCAACGTGACCTCAGCTGCCACGCTCTGCAGCCAGGCTTTGTGCTCCTCTCAGGGACGGTGTCAGAGGTCGGACCTGAAGTCGGGCGCCTACCTCCACCTCGACCCCGCAGCCTGGAAGATCCTGTCTGAGAAGAAACCGGCAGGAGGGACAAACTACAGGGTTTTAGGGCAGATGGACGCACAAAGTGTGCTGCAGATGAAGTCTGACTTCCACTGCAGGTGTTATCCTGGGTGGGAAGGGAGGGACTGCTCCACGCCAGTTTAG